The following is a genomic window from Bosea sp. RAC05.
CCTCCGGCAGACGAGACCATCGTCTGCCGTTGCGAGGAGGTCACCGCCGGCCAGATCCGCGATGCCGCGAGCCGCCTCGGCGTCACCGGCCCCAACCAGATGAAGGCCTTCCTGCGCTGCGGCATGGGCCCCTGCCAGGGCCGCCTCTGCGGCCCGACCGTGGTCGAGCTGATCGCACAGGAGCGCGGCGTCTCGGCCGAGGAGACCGGCTATTACCGGCTGCGCCCGCCGGTGAAGCCAGTGACGCTCTCCGAGCTCGCGGCCCTGCCGCCGACCGATGCCGCCATCAAAGCGGTGGTGCGGTGAGCGAAGGGCGCCGCAGCGCCGACGTCATCGTCATCGGCGGCGGCATCCATGGCTGCTCGACCGCGTTGCACTGCGCCCTGCGCGGGCTCTCGGTCATCCTGATCGAGAAAGACCATGCCGGCCGCCATGCCTCCGGCGTAAATGCCGGCGGTGTGCGCCAGCTCGCGCGCCATGTCGCGGAGATCCCGCTCTCCAACACGTCGATGGCGCTCTGGCACCGCATCGAGGATCTCGTCGACGATGATTGCGGCTTCACCTCCGACGGTCAGGTGCTCGTCGCCGAGGACGAGGAAGACCTCGGCAACTGCCGCGCCCGCGTCGACGACCTGACGCTCCGCGGCTTCCACCATGAGGAGCTGATCGACGCGGCCGAACTGCGCCGCCTCGTGCCGGCCGTCTCGGACACCTGCCCCGGTGGCGTCGTCTCGCGCCGCGACGGCGCGGCGATCCCACTGCGGGCGACCCAGGCCTTCAAGCGCAAGGCCCAGAGCCTCGGCGCCGATATTCGCGAGGGCGTGCGCGTCACCCGCGTCGCCCGCGATGGGTCCGACTGGCGCGTCGAGACCGATCACGGCGCCTTCCTGGCGCCACGCATCGTCAACGCTGCCGGCGCCTGGGCCGATCGCATCGCCGCCGATCTGGCTGAGCCGGTGCCGCTCGAGGTCATCGCGCCGATGCTGATGATCACGGCCGCGATGCCGGCCTTCATCAAGCCGGTGGTGATCCTGCGCAAGCGCAAGCTCTCCTTCAAGCAGTTCGGCAACGGCACGGTGCTGATCGGCGGCGGCTATCTCGGCCGCGCCATCCGCGACGAGAACCGCACTGTGCTCGATTGGGGCAAGCTCGCGACCAACGCCAAGACGGTCTGGGACCTCTTCCCGATCATGCGTGGCGCGCCGATCCTGCGCGCCTGGGCGGGCATCGAGGCGCGCATGCCCGACGATTTGCCGGTCTTCGGCAAGAGTACCCGGCACGAGGGCGTCTACCACCAGTTCGGCTTCTCGGCCCATGGCTTCCAGCTCGGTCCGGGCGCCGGGGCCGTGATGGCCGAGATCATCGCCACCGGCTCGAGCAACGTCCCGATCGACGGCCTCGGCATCGCGCGGTTTGCCGCGCCCTCATGACATCCACCCGTCATTCCGAGCGGAGCGAAGCAATCCAGATCGTCGAGCGCCGCGGCCCTGGATTGCTTCGCTGCGCTTGCAATGACGACCACAGCCTTTCACCCCAGGAGAGAAGACCATGACCATCAAGCGCCACATCAAGACCCCGATCCAGAACCGCGTCGTCGAGGCCGGCAACATCGTCTTCGTCGGCGGCTGCATCGCCGACGACATCACGCAGTCGATGGGCCCGCAGACGCAGAACATCCTGACCAAGATCGAGGGCTATCTCGGTGAGGTCGGGCTCGACCGCAAGGCGATCGTCGCCGCGACGATCTTCGTCACCGATCTGCCCGCCAAGAAGGAAATGGACCCGGTCTGGACCGCGTTCTTCGGAGACGCCCTGCCGACCCGCGCCACCGTCGGCGTCGCCGATCTCGGCGGCGCGCTGATCGAGATCGTCTGCACCGCCAGCCGCGGCTGAGGGCGGCCCCTCACACCGCCACGACATACCCATCCCGGCGCGGATCAGCCGCGCCGGTCATCACCCCGGTGACGGGATCGACCGCCACCGCCTGCATGCCGCCGCAGCGCATCGTCCAGCCGGTGTCGAAGGCGGTGATGGCGTGGCCGCGCCGGCGCAGCTCGGCCAGCGTTTCGGCTGCAATCCGGTTCTCGGCCTCGATCGCCCGCCCGTCCCAGAGCCGGGCGCGCGGCGCCTCGATCGCGTCCTGCAGCGGCAGGCCGAAATCGAGATGCTGCACCATCGCCTGGGTCTGCGTCTGCATGATGCCATAGCTGCCCGGCGTGCCGAGCGCGAGCACGGGGCGGCCGTCCCGTGTCGACAGGCTGGGCGACATGCACATCGGCAGTTCGTCGCCGGGCTTGGAGCGGTTCGGGCTGCCGGTCTGGACGTCCGACCAGTACAGGAAATTGTTGAGGCAGACGCCGGTGCCGGGGACCACGATCCCGCTGCCGAAGGGGCTGCCGAGGCTGTTGGTGATGCACACCAGATTGCCCTCCGCATCCGCCGCCGAGAAGGAGGTGGTGTGCGCGGGGTCCTCGCCTTGCTGCGGTGTCCATTGCTCCGTCGGCCCCTCCACCGGCGCACCGTCGGTCAGGCGCCGGCGCAGCACGGCGAGCGCATCCTCCGCGAAGATTGCGGCCAGCCGCTCGGGCGAGGGATTGTTGGCGGCGATGCGGACGCCCGCCGCCAGCCGGATCGCGCGGAAGACGAGGTCGAGATGCTCCGGCCCGTCCTTGACGAGGGCGCCGAGATCGCAGCCCTCGAGGATCTTCAGGCTGAGCAGGAACTGGAAGGCCTCGCAGGGCGGCGGCGGCACATGGACGGTCAGGCCGCGATAGGAGGCCGCGAAGGGCTCGCGCCAGCGCGGCTTGACCGCCGCGAGATCCTCCATCGTCATCAGCCCGCCGAGCGAACGCAGATGGGCGATGATGCGCTGCCCCAGCGCCCCGCGATAGAGATGGTCCGGCCCTTCCGCGGCGATGGCGGCGAATGTCGTCGCGAGATCGGGCTGGCGCAGCACCTGGCCGACGCGGACGGGGCCGCCCTCGGGCAGATAATTGGCCGCGAAACCGGGGTAGAGCTCGGTCCAGGCCTGCAGCAGCGGCGCCTGCTCGTTGAACTCGGCGACGCCGAATTCAGACAGGGCGAAGCCGTCCCGGGCGAGCGCGATCGCGGGCGCGAAAACCTCGGCCAGTGTCTTGCGGCCATGGCGCGAGACGAGTTCGCACCAGCCGGCGAGGTTGCCCGGCATCGCCACGGCATGGGGGCCGCGCTCGAGGTCGCTGCGCTGCGTGAAGCGCTCCGCCGGGAAGCTCTTCTGGATCGGAGGGACGAAGTCGAGCACGCTGACGCGCCCCTCCGCCGCCGACCAGAGCGTCGCCGAACCCATGCCCGACAGGCTCGACATGAAGGGCTCGACCACGGTGAGCGCCGCCGCCGTCGCGGCGATGGCGTCGAACGCGTTGCCACCCTGGATCAGCAGCCGCGCGCCCGCCTGGGCCGCGAGCGGATGGGCCGCGGCGACCATGCCGTGGCGGGACTGGATCGTCGGGCGGCGGCCATCCATCGTCGGTCTCCTCGCAGCGGCTCTTGAGTGGCCGGCGCGCGATCAGAGCATGACGGGGGCGGGGCGCGACAGACCCCCGGGCCTGCGCTGCGCGGGCCGGGGCCGGCGCGGCGCGCATGGCGCCGCCGCCCGGCTCAGTTCAGCACGAGCCGCGGCAGCCAGAGCACGACCTCGGGGATGAAGGTGATGATCACCAGCACGCCGAACCCGACACCGAGGAAGGGCAGCACCTCACGCACGACCCGCTCGATCTTCACCTGGGCGAAGTTGCCGCAGATGTAGAGGAGAATGCCGACCGGCGGCGTCAGCAGGCCGAGCATCAGGTTGAAGACGATGACCAGCCCGAAATGCACCAGATCGATGCCGACCGCCTCGACGATCGGGATCAGCACCGGGATCAGAATGATCATGGCCGCGATGGCTTCCATGAAGCAGCCGACGATCAGCAGCAGCACGTTGATCAGGATCAGGATGACCCAGGGATTGTTCGAGAAGGCACCGATCCACGCGGCGATCTCGCGCGGCAGGCCGCTCACCGCCATCAGCCAGCCGAAGCCGGCGGCAAAGGCGATGATGATCATGACCACGGCGGAATCGAGCCCGCTCTGGACGCAGATGCTCCAGAGCTGGCGCCAGGACAGTTCGCGGTGGATCACCATCGCGACGAAGAGCGCATAGAGAACCGCGACCGCAGCGCTCTCGGTGACGGTGACGACGCCGCCGGTGACGCCGAACAGGATCACGAAGGGCATCATCAACGCCCAGATCGCCTTGCTGCCGGAGCGCAGCACCTCGCGCATCGGCACCGCCTCGTGGACCGGGTATTTCCGGGCGCGCGAGATCAGGTAGACGACGACGGCGAGCCCGCCGCCGAGCAGCAGGCCGGGGATGACGCCGCCGAGAAACAGGGCGGCGACCGAGACGCCCTTGCCGACCGAAAGGGCGTAGATCACGAGCGGGATCGAGGGCGGGATGATCGGCCCCATCACCGAGGCCGAGGCCGTGATCGAGGCGGCGAAGCCGGGATCGTAGCCCGAGCGCTTCATGCCGGGGATCAGCACCTTGCCCAATGCGGTCGCATCGGCGACCGCCGAGCCGGAGACGCCGGAGAAGACCATGCAGGACATCACGGTGGTGAGGCCGAGCCCGCCACTGAACCGGCCGACGCAGGCATTGGCAAAGCTGATGATGCGGGCGGTGATGCCGCCGACATTCATGATGTTGCCGGCCAGGATGAAGAACGGGATCGCCAGCAGCGAATAGGAATCCGCCCCGATCAGCGCCCGCTGCACGAAGACCGAGAAGGGCAGCGTCGGGTGGTTGGCGATCGTCATGACGGCGGCAAGCGCCATCGCGAAGGCGATCGGCAGGCCCAGCAGCATCATCACGCCGAAGGAGAGCATCAGCACGCCGGCCATGGGGATCGTCTCCTTAGAGATGAACGTCGCCGAGCGGATCGCGCCGGGCCGGATCGAACAGCTTCTCGATCCAGAACACGATCATCAGCGCGGCGCAGAACGGCGCGGCGAAATAGAAGGAGGCGGGGCTGATCTCCAGCGCCCCGAAGGTCTGGCCGAGCGTGCCGATCGAGATCTGCAGCCCGAACCAGAGCATCAGCACGGACAGCAGCAGGATCAGTCCCTGGTTGAGCCAGAGCACAATCGTCTGCAGCCGCTGCGGCAGCATCAGCACGAACATGTCGATCGCGATGTGCAGCATGTTGCGGTAGAGCACCGCCGCGCCGGCGAAGACCGACCAGACGAACAGGATCCGGCAGACCTGCTCGGTCCAGGACAGCGGGCGTTCGAGCCCGTAGCGATACCAGACCGCCGCGATCGTGATCAGCACGATGGCCGCGATGGAGCCGCCGACGATGGCGCGCGCTGTCCATTCACAAAGGTCGCAGAGCCGGCGCCAAAGCGCTGGCAGGCCGGTCAGGGGCTGCATGGCAATCCTGTCACGCGGGGGAAGGTTGCCGGGCCCGCTGTGGGCCCGGCTGCGGTGGCGGTCAGATGATCAAGACGATCAGGCGATCGTCTTGATCCGGTCGACCCACTTCTTCACATGGACGAACTCGGTCTCCATGCCTTCGAGCGTCTTGCGGAAGGCGTCCTTGTCGACATCGTTGATCGCGATGTTCTTCGCCTTGACCAGAGCGAGGATGCGGTCGTCGTCGGCGATCACCTTCGGACGCAGCGAGTCCTCCATGTCGCGGGCGGCCTGGACGAGGGCCTTGCGCTGGTCCTCGTTGACCGCGCGGAAGCTCGCTTCCGAGATCACGATCATGTTGTCCTGCATCATGTGCTCGGTCAGCGCGAGGTTCTTGTTCACGTCGAAGATGCCGCCGTTGAAGGTCAGCGCCATCGGGTTTTCTTGGCCCTCGATCACCCCCGACTTGAGGGCCTGGAACACCTCCGGCCAGGGAAGCGGCGTCGGCGAGGCGCCGAAGCGCTCGAAGGTCCGGCGCCACATCGTGGTCTCCGGCACGCGGATCTTGAAGCCCTTGAGATCAGCCGGCGTTTTGACGACGCGGCTGGAGGAGAGCTGGCGCGGCATGCGCGGAATCGCGCCGAGCGGACGCAGCTTGGCCTGCGCCGCGACGTCGTCGCCATATTCGGCCATGATCGCGGTCATGACCTTGTCCTTGTGGGCGACGTTCTTGAACAGATAGGGATAGGTGAAGACCTCGGCCGGCTTGTACCAGCCGGCGAGCAGGGCCGCGCCCGGCGTCGCGACATGGATCGAGCCCTGCAGCAGCCCCTCGACATTCTCGCGCTCGCCACCGAGTGCTCCGGCATGGTGCGAGGCGATGTCGATCTGGCCCTTGGTCAGCTCCTTCACGCGCGCGGCGAAGACGTCGAGGCTCTGAGAGATGAAGTCGGTCTGCGGCGTCGCCGAAGCTCCGATCCATTTCAGTTGCTGGGCCCTCAGAATGCCGGGCATGGCAATGAGGCCGGCGCCGAGCGCGGCTCCTGCGAGGACGGTCCGGCGGGTCGGCTGGTCTGTTCTGCTCTTGGTCATGATGTCCTCCCTGGACGTTGGGCCGGCCCGTTATCTCGGGCTCTCGCCGGTCTGCACTGCTAGGCCGGGGCGACGTCAGCCCCGGAAGAGATCCTCCATCTCGCGGCGAACCTTGACCGCGGCATCGTCGGCGTCGAAGGCGACGTCCGACCATTTCAGCCGCTGGCCCAGCGCGATGTCGTGCTTGAGCTTGACGCGATGGGCGAGGCCGAGCGGCAGATAGCCTTCCGCCAGCGAGGTCTTGGCCGGCGTCTGCTTGCCCCAGACGCAGAAGCCGCCCTCACCATCCAGCATTTCGCCGGCCTTGAGGTCGCGCTTGGCCGTGGCGACGACGTCGGAATTGAAGCAGATCGGCGCGCCCGTCGGCTCGTGGCGCAGCGCGGCGGAGGCGACCGAGATGCCGAGTTCCAGCCCGATCATGTGGATCGGCCGGTACAGGCAGGAGTAGCGGCCGCTCTTGTCGGGCAGCATCGAATACTCCCGGAAGCACTCCTCGCTGTAGGCGCTGTCGGATTCGAAGACGACATAGGTGCCCATGACAAGACTATGGGGCACATCCGTGCCGTCGCGATAGACCGAGGAGGTGACCTCGGTGACACCGGCCCGCTCCAGCACGCCGCCATCGGCCTTGGGCTTGCAGATCTCGGCATGCTCGAACCGCGTCGCCGGCGGGAAGGACAGGCCTTCCGTCTGCGATTCCAGCCCCGTCGCGTTGCAGACGGCGGTCATCTCGATGCCCGACTTGGTGCCGTCGACGAAGGAGTTGAACATCTTCGGGTTGATCGAGTTGCGATCCTTGATCTTCATGTACTTGTCGAGGATGTCCCAGACCGTGTCGGGCGTCGACTGGTGGTAGGTCGGGTGGTAGCGCGTGCCCTTGCCGGCGCTGACGACCCGGAAGCCCGAGGCGCGGGCCCAGTCGACGTGGTCGGCGATCAGGGCCGGCTGGTCGCCCCAGGCCAGCGAATAGACCACGCCGGCCTCGCGCGCCTTGCGCGCCAGCAGCGGCCCGGCGCAGGCGTCGGCCTCGACATTGACCATGACGATGTGCTTGCCGTTGGCGATGGCGCGCATCGCGAAGCGGATGCCGGCGCCCGGATCGCCCGTCGCCTCGATGATGACCTCGACGCCGGGATGGTCGATCAGCGCGTCCCCATCCTCGGTGACGACAGTCGCGCCGTTCTTCAGCGCATCGTCGATCGAAGCGGCCGCGTACTGCTCCTGCGGCCAGCAGGCCAGCTTCAGCTGCGAGCGCGCGCGGGCGGTGTTGAGATCGGCGACGCCGACGATGTGCATCCCGTCCGTGCTGCGGGCCTGGGAGAGGAACATGGTGCCGAACTTGCCGGCGCCGATGATGGCGACGGTGACCGGCTTGCCGGCGGCCTTCCGTTCGAGAAGCAGTCTGTGCAGGTTCATGCGCCGGTTCTTTCCTCATCAGGCCGACCGCGGAGGTCGGACGTCTCGTCATGCGAGGAGGCGACGCAGGAAAAAGGGCGGCGAACGCGGGCTTCGCGTCGCCTGGCGCCGGTTGCCGGCGCGTCTGTCCTCCCTGCGGGCCGCAGCTTCGTTTGGTGAGCTGCATTCCTCATGTCATAGGCGTAACATGGGGTCAGTTCGTTGGAAAAACGAATAAGTTTGGCATGATCGACGAATAGGATTCACTGATGATCGGAGGCATGCCACCGCTGCAATGGCTGCAGACCTTCCGGGCCGTGATGGAGGCCGGAAGCTTCGCGGGCGCGGCGAAACTGATGAACCTGACGCCCTCGGCGATCAGCCATCAGATGCGCGCGCTGGAGGGCATGCTGGGGCGGCCCCTGTTCCTGCGCGTGCGGCGCAGCGTCGTCCCGACCGAGGAGGCGCTGACCTATTCCGCCTCGATCGGCGAGAGCTTCGCGCGGCTGATGACGGCGACGATTCGGGTCGCGTCGGGAGCGGGCGTGCGACGCCTGCCGATCCATGCCTCGCCCAGCTTTGCCACGCTCTGGCTGATGCCGCGGCTCGGCCAGTTCCTGCGCGAGCATCCCAGCATCGACGTCGCGCTCTTCGCCAGCCACGAGCCGGCCCGCCTCGGCAAGGACGGCATCCTCATCGACATCCAGTATGCGCGGCCGGTCCCCGAGGATTGCGAGGCGGTGGCGCTGGGCGAGGAGCTGATCCTCCCGCTCGCCAGCCCCGCCTTCGTGGCTGCGCACGGGCTGGAGGCGCCGAGCGACATCGCCCGGGTGCCGCTGATTCACTCGCTGCGCTGCGTCGTGCCCTGGGACCAGTGGACCGCGCGTCACGCCCCCTTCGTGCCCCTGAGCGCGCGCGGCCTGCAGTTCGACCGCGCCCATCTCGCTCTGGCCGCCGCGGTGGACGGCCTGGGCCTCGCGCTCGAATCGACGCTGCAGGCGCGCGACCTGCTCGCCGCCGGCCGGCTCGTCATGCCGCTCGGCCCCACCGGCATCGGGGTCGTGGCCCACCGCCTGATCTACCGGCGCGAGGAGCGGGACAATCCCGAGATCCAGGCCTTCGTCGGCTGGCTGATGGGCAAGATCGCCGAGGGGCCGACCCCCGGCCAGTTCGCGGGGCACTGAGGCGGCGGCGCCGCGGGGCGCGCGCGGCCTGAGCCTCTGCTCTGTCGCCTCAAGTTCCGCAGAAGGTCCGCAGCACGCGCTCCTCCGGCTGCGGCGGATTCTCGTAATCCGCATAGCCGGGACGCTCGACGAAGGGCTCGGCGAGCACCGCCAGCAGTTCCTCGAAGGGGCCGAAATCATCCCGCTCCTGCGCCGCCGCGATCGCGGCCTCGATGCGGTGGTTGCGCGGGATATAGGCCGGGTTGATCGCCAGCAGCGCACCAGGCGCGGTCCCCGCGCTGCGCGCGCGCCAGCGCTCCAGCCAGCCGTCGAGTGCGGGGGGGTGCGCCAGGGTGGCGCGCAGCGGGGCCTCGTCCGCCTCGCCCGCCTGCAGTCTCGCGAGGTGGCGGAAGCTCAGCGTGAAATCGGCCTGCGCCGCACCGAGCAGGCTGAGGAATTCGGCGCCGAGGATGGTGTCGCCCTCGCTGTCGCCGGGCAGGCCGAGTTTGCGCGCGATGCCGGCATCGTAGCCGGCCTGGAAGCGCGGGGCGAAGCCGGCGAGTGCTGCCTGCGCGACCTCGACCGCTCCGTCGACCGTCTCCGCCAGTAGCGGCAGCAACGCCTCGGCGAAACGGGTCAGGTTCCACAGCGCAATGCTCGGCTGGTTGCCATAGGCGTAGCGCCTGCCGGTATCGATCGCGCTGAACACGGTGGCGGGATCATAACCGTCGAGGAAGGCACAGGGTCCGTAGTCGATCGTCTCGCCGGCGACCGAGACGTTGTCGGTGTTCATCACGCCATGGATGAAGCCGACCAGGAGCCAGCGCACCATCAGGTCCGCCTGCACCGCGATCACCGCCTCGAGCAGGCCGAGATAGCGGTCGGGAGCCTGCGCCGCCTGCGGGTGATGGCGCGCGATGACATGGTCGGCCAGCGTCCGCAGGGCTTCGGTGTCCTGCCGGGCCGCGAAGAACTGGAAGGTGCCGACGCGGATATGGCTGGACGCCACGCGGGTGAGCACCGCGCCGGGCAGGATCGCGTCGCGCATCACGCGGGCGCCCGTCAGCACGAAGGCCAGCGCCCGCGTCGTCGGGATGCCGAGCGCCGCCATCGCCTCGCTGACGATGTATTCGCGCATCACCGGCCCCAGCGCCGCCCGCCCATCGCCGCCGCGCGAGAAGCGCGTGCGGCCGGCGCCCTTGAGCTGGATGTCGCGGCGCCGTCCGAAGCGGTCGATCACCTCGCCGAGCAGAATCGCCCGGCCGTCGCCGAGCTGCGGCACGAAGTTCCCGAACTGGTGGCCGGCATAGGCGGTTGCGATCGGCGTCGAGCCCTCGGTGATCGCGTTGCCCGACAGCATGGCGAGGCCTTCGGGGCCGGAGAGCCAGGCGGGATCGAGCCCAAGCTCTTCGGCCTGCGCCGGGTTGAGCCGCACCAGCCGCGGCTCGGGAACCGGCGTCGGCGGGGTCAGCGCAAAGAAGCGCTCCGGCAGCCTGGCATAGGAGTTGTCGAAGGCGATGGGCATGGCGCGTCCTGTCGTCGGGGCGTCTCATCCCCTCTGGGCGAAAGCAGCGGCGCGAGCAAGGGTTCCGCGCGCGGCCCCCGCCGCCACACATCCGCGCGTCGCGATCTGCTACGATGACATCATGACCATGGACCGACTGAAACGCATGCTCGAACCGGCCTCGCTGGCGGTGTGGGCGCCGCCGGGGGCCTCCACCATCCCGCTGCTCGAGGGCATCCGCAGCGGAGGCTATGCCGGGCGCGCCTTCGTGCTCGGCGGCGGCAGCGCGGAGGGGTTCGAGGCCGTGCCCGGCTTCGACGCGCTGGCGCAGCCGGTCGATCTCGTGATCGCGCCGGCCTCCGGGGCGGCGCAGGTCATCGCCGCTGCCGGCCGACGCGGCTGCGCGGGCGTGCTCGTCGCCGATGGCGAGCGGTCCGATGCGCAGGCGCTGGGCGCGGCGGCGCGCCTGGCCGGCATCCGCCTGCTCGGCCCCGATTCGATCGGACTCGTCGCGCCGCGCCTGCGCCTCAACGCCAGCTTCGCGCCCTTCGTGCCGGAAGCCGGGGGCGTCGCCCTCGTGGCGCAGTCGAGTTCGATCGCCGCCGGCGTCCTGGCCTGGGCGGCGCGGCGCGAGGTCGGTTTCTCCGGCGCCGTGACGCTCGGCGCCGCCGCGGATGTCGATCTCGCCGACTGCCTCGACCATTTCGGGCAGGACGGACGAACCCGCGCGATCCTGCTGGCGCTGGACGAGGTCGAGGATGCGGCGCGCTTCCTCTCCTCGGCGCGCGCGGCGGCCCGGCTGAAGCCCGTGCTCGTGCTCAAGCCCTGGCAGCCCGCTGGCGAGACCGGGGGGCTGACCCATGCGGGCCTGATCGTCACCCCGGACCGGGCCCATGACGCCGCCTTCCATCGGGCCGGCCTGCTGCGCGTGAACGATCTCGACGAG
Proteins encoded in this region:
- a CDS encoding gamma-glutamyltransferase family protein, with protein sequence MDGRRPTIQSRHGMVAAAHPLAAQAGARLLIQGGNAFDAIAATAAALTVVEPFMSSLSGMGSATLWSAAEGRVSVLDFVPPIQKSFPAERFTQRSDLERGPHAVAMPGNLAGWCELVSRHGRKTLAEVFAPAIALARDGFALSEFGVAEFNEQAPLLQAWTELYPGFAANYLPEGGPVRVGQVLRQPDLATTFAAIAAEGPDHLYRGALGQRIIAHLRSLGGLMTMEDLAAVKPRWREPFAASYRGLTVHVPPPPCEAFQFLLSLKILEGCDLGALVKDGPEHLDLVFRAIRLAAGVRIAANNPSPERLAAIFAEDALAVLRRRLTDGAPVEGPTEQWTPQQGEDPAHTTSFSAADAEGNLVCITNSLGSPFGSGIVVPGTGVCLNNFLYWSDVQTGSPNRSKPGDELPMCMSPSLSTRDGRPVLALGTPGSYGIMQTQTQAMVQHLDFGLPLQDAIEAPRARLWDGRAIEAENRIAAETLAELRRRGHAITAFDTGWTMRCGGMQAVAVDPVTGVMTGAADPRRDGYVVAV
- a CDS encoding NAD(P)/FAD-dependent oxidoreductase, with translation MSEGRRSADVIVIGGGIHGCSTALHCALRGLSVILIEKDHAGRHASGVNAGGVRQLARHVAEIPLSNTSMALWHRIEDLVDDDCGFTSDGQVLVAEDEEDLGNCRARVDDLTLRGFHHEELIDAAELRRLVPAVSDTCPGGVVSRRDGAAIPLRATQAFKRKAQSLGADIREGVRVTRVARDGSDWRVETDHGAFLAPRIVNAAGAWADRIAADLAEPVPLEVIAPMLMITAAMPAFIKPVVILRKRKLSFKQFGNGTVLIGGGYLGRAIRDENRTVLDWGKLATNAKTVWDLFPIMRGAPILRAWAGIEARMPDDLPVFGKSTRHEGVYHQFGFSAHGFQLGPGAGAVMAEIIATGSSNVPIDGLGIARFAAPS
- a CDS encoding NAD(P)H-dependent oxidoreductase → MNLHRLLLERKAAGKPVTVAIIGAGKFGTMFLSQARSTDGMHIVGVADLNTARARSQLKLACWPQEQYAAASIDDALKNGATVVTEDGDALIDHPGVEVIIEATGDPGAGIRFAMRAIANGKHIVMVNVEADACAGPLLARKAREAGVVYSLAWGDQPALIADHVDWARASGFRVVSAGKGTRYHPTYHQSTPDTVWDILDKYMKIKDRNSINPKMFNSFVDGTKSGIEMTAVCNATGLESQTEGLSFPPATRFEHAEICKPKADGGVLERAGVTEVTSSVYRDGTDVPHSLVMGTYVVFESDSAYSEECFREYSMLPDKSGRYSCLYRPIHMIGLELGISVASAALRHEPTGAPICFNSDVVATAKRDLKAGEMLDGEGGFCVWGKQTPAKTSLAEGYLPLGLAHRVKLKHDIALGQRLKWSDVAFDADDAAVKVRREMEDLFRG
- a CDS encoding Rid family hydrolase translates to MTIKRHIKTPIQNRVVEAGNIVFVGGCIADDITQSMGPQTQNILTKIEGYLGEVGLDRKAIVAATIFVTDLPAKKEMDPVWTAFFGDALPTRATVGVADLGGALIEIVCTASRG
- a CDS encoding TRAP transporter large permease, which gives rise to MAGVLMLSFGVMMLLGLPIAFAMALAAVMTIANHPTLPFSVFVQRALIGADSYSLLAIPFFILAGNIMNVGGITARIISFANACVGRFSGGLGLTTVMSCMVFSGVSGSAVADATALGKVLIPGMKRSGYDPGFAASITASASVMGPIIPPSIPLVIYALSVGKGVSVAALFLGGVIPGLLLGGGLAVVVYLISRARKYPVHEAVPMREVLRSGSKAIWALMMPFVILFGVTGGVVTVTESAAVAVLYALFVAMVIHRELSWRQLWSICVQSGLDSAVVMIIIAFAAGFGWLMAVSGLPREIAAWIGAFSNNPWVILILINVLLLIVGCFMEAIAAMIILIPVLIPIVEAVGIDLVHFGLVIVFNLMLGLLTPPVGILLYICGNFAQVKIERVVREVLPFLGVGFGVLVIITFIPEVVLWLPRLVLN
- a CDS encoding protein adenylyltransferase SelO, translating into MPIAFDNSYARLPERFFALTPPTPVPEPRLVRLNPAQAEELGLDPAWLSGPEGLAMLSGNAITEGSTPIATAYAGHQFGNFVPQLGDGRAILLGEVIDRFGRRRDIQLKGAGRTRFSRGGDGRAALGPVMREYIVSEAMAALGIPTTRALAFVLTGARVMRDAILPGAVLTRVASSHIRVGTFQFFAARQDTEALRTLADHVIARHHPQAAQAPDRYLGLLEAVIAVQADLMVRWLLVGFIHGVMNTDNVSVAGETIDYGPCAFLDGYDPATVFSAIDTGRRYAYGNQPSIALWNLTRFAEALLPLLAETVDGAVEVAQAALAGFAPRFQAGYDAGIARKLGLPGDSEGDTILGAEFLSLLGAAQADFTLSFRHLARLQAGEADEAPLRATLAHPPALDGWLERWRARSAGTAPGALLAINPAYIPRNHRIEAAIAAAQERDDFGPFEELLAVLAEPFVERPGYADYENPPQPEERVLRTFCGT
- a CDS encoding TRAP transporter small permease yields the protein MQPLTGLPALWRRLCDLCEWTARAIVGGSIAAIVLITIAAVWYRYGLERPLSWTEQVCRILFVWSVFAGAAVLYRNMLHIAIDMFVLMLPQRLQTIVLWLNQGLILLLSVLMLWFGLQISIGTLGQTFGALEISPASFYFAAPFCAALMIVFWIEKLFDPARRDPLGDVHL
- a CDS encoding TRAP transporter substrate-binding protein, whose protein sequence is MTKSRTDQPTRRTVLAGAALGAGLIAMPGILRAQQLKWIGASATPQTDFISQSLDVFAARVKELTKGQIDIASHHAGALGGERENVEGLLQGSIHVATPGAALLAGWYKPAEVFTYPYLFKNVAHKDKVMTAIMAEYGDDVAAQAKLRPLGAIPRMPRQLSSSRVVKTPADLKGFKIRVPETTMWRRTFERFGASPTPLPWPEVFQALKSGVIEGQENPMALTFNGGIFDVNKNLALTEHMMQDNMIVISEASFRAVNEDQRKALVQAARDMEDSLRPKVIADDDRILALVKAKNIAINDVDKDAFRKTLEGMETEFVHVKKWVDRIKTIA
- a CDS encoding LysR substrate-binding domain-containing protein, encoding MIGGMPPLQWLQTFRAVMEAGSFAGAAKLMNLTPSAISHQMRALEGMLGRPLFLRVRRSVVPTEEALTYSASIGESFARLMTATIRVASGAGVRRLPIHASPSFATLWLMPRLGQFLREHPSIDVALFASHEPARLGKDGILIDIQYARPVPEDCEAVALGEELILPLASPAFVAAHGLEAPSDIARVPLIHSLRCVVPWDQWTARHAPFVPLSARGLQFDRAHLALAAAVDGLGLALESTLQARDLLAAGRLVMPLGPTGIGVVAHRLIYRREERDNPEIQAFVGWLMGKIAEGPTPGQFAGH